The Brachyhypopomus gauderio isolate BG-103 chromosome 1, BGAUD_0.2, whole genome shotgun sequence genome includes the window CCAGACACAGGGACTGCTGGGAACAGCCACCCAAGGGGACTACGTCCATGACACAGGGGTTAACATAACCCCCAAGATGTGGGAACTCCTGGGACACATGGCCCACATGAAACTTTTGTTCTGGACTCCTGTCCCTGAATATGTGTTTGTGCCAGTTCCCGTGACCTCATACCGTTCCTCTGTCATCCCTGTACCCATGTATGTTTCAGGTTCATGTGTTTTTGTACCCTGTATGGTTCCGGTTCCTTGTCAGTGTGTTCAGCTCGTTCCTGTTCATGTGTCTGTTGTTTTTCGTATACTCACCTCTGTGTTCTCCTGTTCCTCTGATCCGGTGCTTTCCCCCAGGTCTACTACTGTATtcccctcttctccctctgttcGTTTGGCTGGTTCCTCATCCACTCCCATTCACACACCCGGCACTGCTTCCGTTTCCACAGCCTCGTCATCTGGAGTGCCTCCAGTGGGTTCCGGTTTGTTCCCTGCCTCTAGGTCACTTGGACGTGTGCCATCCTGTGACGTGCCTACAGTAACCCGTATTCCGCTTCCTTTCCCTGACCCTGTGTCCCCTGCCTCTTCCGTGTCCTCTATGTTCAGTTCTGGTTTTGGGTTTTCACCTGCATCTGCTTCTGGTCCTGCCCCCGTGTCTCCTGTCTTGTTCCCAGGTTTCCGTGTTGTTCGTCCTGGTTTTGCTCCTATGCCTGCGTGACTTGTTTTGTTGTCTGGTGTTCCGAGCGCCCCGGAGTGGCGCCttagagggggggttctgtcacacctggctccgccccccctccctgtctgtgtagcctggctcctcctcctctagtCTTTTCGGTTTCTGTTTAGTTCCGCCTCTGTTTTTGTCATTGGATTCAGCTGTCACTTGTTGTGTGTTCGTTTGGGTTTGTATTTATTCTTTGTGTTCCAGGTATTCGGTGTGGGTCAATGTTTCATTTCATATGTATGTTTGAGAGTCTTGTTTCAGGTCGTAGATATAGGGTTGGATCTTGCGTGTGcttctgttctgtttgtttcaCTCTACGTCTTGCATGTACTTCGGTTTGTATGTTTGAATCCGTTCTCCTTGTTAAAGTCTGCTGTGTGTACTTCGTTCTAGTTTAAGTGTGTAAGGTGATTCAGTGTTATCTTGTCCTTATGTTGTAATCaagctgtgtgttattctgaGAGTCTGTGTTCAGTGTAGTAGTCGATGTGTTCAGTGTTTCCAGGTTTAGAGTGTATAGTATGTATTATGGTCTTCGTTTCTGTTTGTTCTGCTTAGGTCTCGTGTTTAGTCCCGGTGTCTTTGTATAGCCTCTCGTCGTATGTTGTGGTTCTTTGTGTATGATCATCTTTCTCGTATACTTCACATAAATCTAGTTGTATGAGTTACCTTGAGTATGTGTCGTGTTCCTATCTGATTAGTCTGTagtcattgtgtttgtgttttgccaTGCCACGCAAGAGTAGAGTTATCCGTGTGGGCGCTTTCCGGTTAGCCAGTATGGCAACCTCTAACAGCCTTGAGTCCTGCTCTCTAGCGCCAGTGCGTCCGCCCCCTAGTCATGGTACCACCCCACCGTTACAGATATAGCTAGTGTTTCCCAGTGTTTCAAATCTATAAACGTAAATAAAGCAGCAGGCCCAGATGGAATTTGTGGTCGGACATTAAGATATTGTGCAAATCAACTGGCAGTTGTATTCCAACAATTATTTCAACTTTCCCTGACCAGTGGTATCGTTCCCCAGACATGGAAACACTCCACAGTAGTTCCAGTTCCTAAAGTACCTCGTCCTAAGGTTATGGGAGATTTTCGCCCAATAGCTCTTACCTCGTTAGTAATGAAATCATTGGAAAAGATTGTTAAATCTCATATTCTTAAAGTTACTACAGATAATTTAGATCCCCTACAGTTTGCATATCGACCCGGAAGGGGAGTAGATGATTCGAAATTATTTTTGCTGGAGGTACTTCATAGGCATCTTGAAGGACCTAAGACGAGAGCAAGAATTCTATTTGTGGACTTTTCTTCTGCATTTAATACTTTACAGCCTTTTTTTTAGCTGAGAAACTTTTATATTCTTTTAGATTAGAGTATGGGCTGATATGTTGGATTATGGACTTCTTGACCAAGAGGTCACAGAGGGTACCTCTCAGACATTATGTATACTTCTACTGGTTCACCTCAAGGGTGCGTATTGTCCCCGTTACTATTCATCCTATACACTGATATCTGTAGAAGTGGTCATGAAAATCAgtacattataaaatttgcaTATGATACAGTTCTGTTGTCTCTGCTCTCTGGTGAATATCAGGATCATGGTCCAGCTTTGCAGGAGTTTATAAATTGGTGTGAACGTTCATACCTAGTGATGAATGTCTCGAAAACCAAGGAGATGATTATTGATTTTTCTAAGTTGCCACCTGTGAATTCTGATACCTATATAAACGGACGAGCAGTAGAGAAAGTTAGCACTTACAAATACTTGGGGACAATTCttgatgataaattaaaatTCGAAGACAACACAGAGACTATTTTAAAAAAAGGTCAGCAACGTATGTATTTTCTTAGGAAGCTTAAGTCCTTTTCCGTTGatacatctgtgttgtttacattttattgttcttttattgagagtgttgtttatttttcttttatctGTTGGTTCCAGTCTCTGAGCTTAAAAAATAGGAAACGGTTGCAGTATTTAGTATCTACATGTTCAAAAATTGTCGGACTCCCACTTAGACCTTTGAGTGCATTGCACAAACAGCTAACACTGAAGAAAGGTCGGTCTATTATTAATGATCCTTCACATGCTCTTCATCATGAGTTTGAACTTTTGCCTCATGGCCATAGGTATCGTTGTCTTAGATGTCGGACTGTTCGGCGGAGAGTAACCTTTGTTCCTGAAGCCATTAGATTACTAAATGAACACTGATATTTATCTTTGgatcagggccggcgccacggggggggggcgaatgggggcgtcgccccctcaggcgaggtgtcccgccccctcaatgtaaaaaataagacccatttattttacaacaatcgctacatggtgccccctcggccgctcgacaatcgttacacgcaccccccccccccccccccccccccccgctcaacaacttacgttcgcacccccgaaattttctgacgccccctcactgtatatgttctggcgccggccctgctttGGATATTAGACTCCTTGCTTGTGATTGGTATTCATGATGGTTGTCTGTCTTGTGATGTTGTGCCCAATATTAATTACCCCCTTGGGGATAAATAAAgtgattcaattcaattcaattcaattcaatttacTAGATAGCTCAACAAGAAGCACACTTACATCTCAGTGCAACAATCAATCACCGAACCTAGTGCTCGTGACAGTATCATATAATCGAGCACAGATCACTTGCTCATGTATATCACATCTTGCCCGATAAAACGTTTAAGTTTGCTCTTGACTCTGCAACCTGCTTCGTCCTTCATATTGTTACACCATAGCTGATAAAAGACCTCTATATGTAATGTCATGTTTTGTTGTTTCTTatattaacaataataataggCTACAGCAGCCTGAAACATAGGGAGAGGCAGACCCAAGTGCCGTATAAAGCAGGCAGGAAATAAAGCCAGTAAACCCAAAACTGTGTGCACacgaaaacatgcacacagggaAACATAAAAACGAAACTTAAAGGATGCGGAATAAACTCAACGCGTGAAAACGAAACTAAAAAGGACGCAGAAAATTCGACgtgcaaaataaacaaaaccgtGAACACACGGGAGAGAAAATAACAAAGACAACGAAAAGAACGCGGAATAACTTCAACGCGTGAAAATGGAACTAAGGACGCCAGGAGAAGAGTGGCAGCAGGCGaatgccgcaacaaaacaaaacccttcccaaaataaaagagtagccgataggaagagagatagctggaggaaaacttgagatgagcCAGTAAGAggcgcaggagatagagactcgaataagtaatAGGCAAGTGAGAGAgattaaggtggcgagacaccttacaACGAAATGCAACACCAGAGAAAGCGGAGAAGGACTGATACGtacaggtgttacaccagattctgtgaccatcgagttttgtgaccacagtgacaatcatgaatgggatgtacaggtgagccttttaactggggtcaccaattctgacggcagccatcagaatatgtgaccccaatgaatctccaggtaacagtagtacaccgtgaccccacaataacagaaaacaatgaaaaaataaccctaaccttttattagtctatatttaagcattttatccaaatgtttagaattaccatttgtaatgacagcatcttacagaacttgcttacgatgaagcttgctattttcgtgtaaaaagatgtaacgaaacattcttgtttaagtacatttatataattaagagaagataaaatgtaaatgatctgtcatcttttggctggtggacaccaacaaaacgagtaaagaaacgcatcagcgtagcattcgtaaagcgctggtgcctgtgaacagaaactatgaaatagcgccctctgtggtcacaaaactcgatggtcacagaatctggtgtaacaccggcaTGACCAAAATGAAACAGCAACGATCCGTCTACACAAGCTTCcctaagaagccatggcaagaggtgaaacggatcattgctgattacgctgattcagtctaggactgactcgggtgcctcttgtggaggtagaaggcgtggcatccaagccagccctgacatagcctccataattattggcacccctagTTAAAATGTGTTACAAGCCTTAAAATAAAGGAAATTTATTGCAGAAGAATAATCTCACTCTGAAACAATTTAGAAAAACTTCAACTCAagtggaaaaaaagagaaaatatcctgACTAAGAAATAATTATATCCCATAAAATTACCTGTTCCACAATTATTGGCACTGAACAATTTCTtggaaataaatgtatttaataaATTGGATCAAAGTATCTAGGATACTTTAATTAGTAATTCATCACTTACTGTTTCACCTGGGGTATAAATCTTGCATTACAGAGAGGTCTATTTCTCTTACTCACTCTTAATGTCACATTATGGCCCccgacccctccttttgggcgtgtgtttacgttgtctgcgtctacttgtctgcgtctgtggatctccgtgtgtgcggttacgtcttgtgataattcgtctcacctgtggctcgtctcgtcatcacgtggggtttatgtggtttgtctacttaatgtgcgtttgcgcagtgtcctgtgctcgtcgtgtGAGTCAAGTGTCCGTTCATGTTAAACGTTAtctgtgcgctgtctgcgctcaTCAATTGTAGGCTATAATAAAGTGACGTTGTTGGTCGAAACCAgcggactcgtgcctcgtccgtcTCCCTGTGCCCAGCGTCACACTTAAAACATGGGAAAGATAAGAGAACACACTACTCAAGTAAGGCAGATGTGTGTCGACCATAATTCAGGCAATGGCTACAAAACAATAGCCACTCACCTGCACTTTTGGCAACAAACACTCTTAAGTGGGTCTAAGGTAACACCAAAGATGAGTACACAGAAAAACACCTCATGTCCAGTGTGAAGTATGGGGGAGGATCAGTGATGCTGTGGGCCTGTTTCTCCTCCAAGGGATGATGATGACCTGGGATCATGAACTCTTTAAAATATCAGGACATTTTGAATCAGAATCTGGTGGCCTCTGCCCGAAAGCTGAAGATGAGTCAtcactgggtctttcagcaagaTAATGACCCTAAACATGTGGCCAAATTTACTCAAAAATGGTTCACAAGGCACAGAATCAGGCTCCTCTCATGgccatctcagtccccagacctcTACCCAAtagatcaggggtaatcaattaaatccttctgcggtccatttttggcagatagctcagaccttaggtcctgGAGaatgaaagttgttgagcgggggggggggcaacgtaacactcaaatgggtgaacgtcatggacgtagttttgatttcaaaagtggggggggcatggattttcgtcgctatttaaatatttggttttaaccgtaaaaactgggggggaccaaagccggcttttgaaaaagtccccccccccccaaattacgtccatggtgaacgtaacactcgtctgaaaataaattctccggtttaaaatatagtctcccgttaaaatttttttggcatttgggtccgtatccagttaatcaggaatgtgattgggtccggacaggacggcgttcgggtccggatccggaccgcggtccgccatttggtgatacctgcaaTAGATCATCTGTGGGGTGAGTTGAAGAGGGGAGTACAGAGGAGAGGACCCAGGACTCTGGACCATTTAGAGAGGTTGTGTAAGAGGAATAGTCACAGACCCCTCTTTCTGTATTCTCGTATCTGGTGAAGAGTTATAGGAGAATattaatggcgcatttccactagggcctgcttggcgcggtacggttcgattcgcgacggtttgtgagtgtttccattagtaccagtaccctgtgaaccggcccctttgggtacttttttcgtaccgactcgcttgaggttctaaccgttccgaagcggtacagttctgtgacgtggaggaacagcatgacactgattggccagggagtgtcgtcacaggttgcgtcaggagagcgactcctccgctatgctatggactcctcagctatttttaaaacccaaggagcgaagtctgttccctggtcaaacgccgaggtacaaacctttctgttaataatcagcgatcaaaaaatccagggcgaactggacggggccactagaaatgtaaaggtttttagcgaggtttccgcgctaatggccactcatggctaccagcggtccgttcagcagtgccggtcggtccaagctaaaaaagcttaacgcgattaccgggcggtgaaggaccataacggatgcagcggagcaaaccgcaaagactggaaatggttccagcaaatggatgtcatatacggtcaccggccagccagtaacggaagagaaaacgtgctggacattgtcggtgctggaggccacggagaatggtgagtgtattgtgatttcacagttttactactaggctcgtaaaagatgtaatatgaacgtaatatgaacgcatctattgtaaacgcaggaatttagagctgtgtttgtagttaatgttaccaccacagtcactactgtacaatagctagctcttagccttgctagttgctagttagctgtagccataaacacagcatgagcagcgatgacgtgctacacattttgtgcagttacgctatattgttgttgctttcacgggaatgcttgtgtttaatatttgttattttttacgttcaagattccccttccactgacgaggcgagcggagttggcggaaaatgtttccttcaaccgggctttcctcggggtgcttggcgaacttgtgaacaccatgcgagacagacgccagtaaaagcacacaaaatgttgcttgtagtactataaatatttatttcatataaagctatacgtatatatttgctttttgcacttttttaaaactataactatattatttacatatgttgtactttaaatatctatatttcataataaagtttgatttcatttgattgtatgactgatgctttttatgcagggtgtgttcagcctgtttgagtaataccaaattattatcaataattagagcaaccacatacaataatgaagataaagataaataagatacaataatgctatgtgttaaggggcgtcgaccggtgttgtggtcgtatacaaatgatgtcacgacactacaacccgcgcgccaacagcgactccacccacattggggtggttcaccattgtaatggaaacacaacgcgaccgtaccgttccgttgcgaatcgacccgtaccgaaccgtaccgcgccaagcaggccctagtggaaatgcgccataagtgcTGTCTTGTTGGTAAAAGGAGGTGCCAATAATTGTTTCACACATTATttaattcaaaatattttttaatgtgtGATTTTTTCCCACCAAATAATGGCACTTGAATTAAAGTTTAGAtttgtcactctctctctcaaacacacacaatcttctcacctgttcctctctgctgtttatgatcaccaggtctgctcttctgtctgtaCAGAACTTTCTGCTCTCACTCCAGCTCTTCTTCTCATTAGAGATGCAGTACAAACTGGAGTTGAAATAATTCCATCCTTGTGCATTACATTTCCACaaaaagaaacacatatacataaatatactaAATCATAGTAAATCTGTGTTATGAGGGCTTCTGTTTCTTGACATATTTTTGACCTGTCAACAATGGTCTCAATTTCCAATGCATTGTCACTTCTTTATTCATGTTATGCTACATTTATTTAAAGGGAACTTTATAGTTCGTTCAGGTTGTTCCTGTTCTTTAGGCGAATTTCTTTCTTTACAGTCTTAAGCTGAACATAACGCACCATTGATTTTAATAAGCATCACAAAGTGTATAAAAAATCTCTTTTTCATAACATAATAAATAGCTAATAATAAATAGCTTAGGCTGAACAAATATTATATGTAGACTTATTCCTGTTGTAGTATGTATTCATTGTGCAGGATCTCTGTAGTTCATATTTATTCACTTACCCAGTACTGAAAGTCCTGTGTGCAGTACAACATTATCCATCAgtaactggtctctctctacAGTCAAGTTGTTGTTACTGGTTtgtaactggtctctctctacAGTCAAGTTGTTGTTACTCGTTCgtaactggtctctctctacAGTCAAGTTGTTGTTACTGGTTCgtaactggtctctctctacAGTCAAGTTGTTGTTActggtctgtaactggtctctctctacAGTCAGGTTATTGTAACTGGTGtgtaactggtctctctctttAGTCAGGTTACTGTAActggtctgtaactggtctctcACTATAGTCAGGTTGTTGTTACTGGTCtgtagctggtctctctctataGTCAGGTTGTTGTTTCTGGTCTGTatctggtctctctctgcagtgaacTTGACCCACATCACTATGATGACAGtcagcaggagaacacacagcagccccagacacactgcagtcagTCTGGAACATCTGCTCACTGCTGTGTCTCCTCCTATAGTGAGGAATCAACACACAGAAATATGGTTTAGTCTTTTTTATATGTACATTTTTATCTGTCCATCTTTATACCagtgtctttttgtctttatcCTTAGCGTAATCACTCTTTACACTTTTACAACCTTGTCAGGACAAACACATTAGCTTTAGACTTAGCACTCTTTATCCATAATCAATACATTTGGTTACATtattacactgaaacactgtGTCCTTTAATTCCATTTCTAACTTTTCCTTAACATCAGCTAGTTTAATTAGGCCAACATAATTATTTAACTGAAACATAATTTTGGATATGTTCTGTATGTTAACTAATTTCTGAGTTCTCAGATAAAGAAGCTCTCAAAGAAAAGTCCCCACGTACCTGTTTGTTTGGTTTGTGGCTTGCTTGTATCCGTTACTGGTGTTTTGAGGTCATGACCTTTAACATCATCTGCACTCTCATAAATATCCACCACCATTTccactctttctcctctcttgaGCTTCTCATCAAAGCTCATCTCAGCAGCAACACCCTGAGACATCGTTAATCTACAACAGACTCTCAAAACTTGTGACCGTTTGCTTGTACCTGGGCTAATTTGAAACAACGTTACTGCTGTGGAACTCAATAGGAATAGGAAGTCCCTATTGTAATGCCACCAAATTAGGAAGTTACCAAACCATATCTGAATAATTGGTGTTCCTGAAATCACTATACCTGTGCCTGAGTATATATACAGTGCCTTGCAAAAGTAATACACACTTTTCAGATTTTTATTTATCAACTATTTTAACACAGTGTTTCTTTGTGTTGGTCCAACATACaaaatcaaaaaaaaaaaaaaacattggtgGGTGTAATGTGAAATAATGTGGAAATGTCTTACGTGCACTTACATACCACAGTTTAGTCTGATCTGGTAAAGGTCACCAAATTACTTGTCTGTTTTGAAAATGActgcgaccacggacttgtgttaacgggccgcccaatgcaggatgggttcccttttgagtcttggtcctcccgaggtttcttcctaatccccaccctatagggagattttcctcgccactgtcgcctttggcttgctcattagggatctggacccatacgattgtaaagctgctttgtgacaacgtgtgttgtgaaaagcgctatataaataaatttgactttgactttgaaagACTTGCCTTAACAATTACAGGCCATAATTAATTTGAATTATAAATCTGAATGCTCAACCCTCTAATATCTAAAGTCAGTTTGCAAACATTAGTGTAACAGTGAGGACAAGGCACGACCAAGACAGAGCATTAATTTTTAAAACAAGGTTTATTTAACAAATGAGACAACACCGAACAAAAGGGATGAGATCAGACAACGTTGAACAAAaaacatgacacacacagacatgacgcacatataaacacacagacattaaCAACAtatagtgaggaaaataagtatttgaacaccctgcaactacgttctcccacttagaaatcatggagggttctgaaattttcatcttagggaTGTCccctgtgagagacataatctaaaaaaaaaatcaagggGGAACTGATCCTGCGATGGAGTGATTTTAATGGAGTGATTTTAATATTCCAGTGTGCACAACTGTTGACTACATGGGCTATAGTGATGATGAACTATGACCACACTgtagccactagagggcagcagaactgtttatttaaaaatatgcaGTAAAACGTGTTTTAGTTTTTAGTGTTACTGCTCGCTGCAAACTCCATTAGTTTCACTGACACAAAGGTCAGCAACAAGCACTTCCTGCACTGTGCATTGTGACTATCCTTTCCATCTGACTCGCCATTTGTAAGTTGGTTTCAGAAGCCTACTGGTAAAAGGGTACATTTATTTTTAGAATTTTGTTTCCTAAAATGTAAATTTGTCTTGCCCTTCTCAGCCACCAGCCCGGTcaacagggggggacaaccgggtctgttgtcccgggccccagggccaggggggcccatcaaagagcccagcaatttattttttatttaaagtctataatttttactataatcttgaaatctttcattaatataaaattctgtactcaaaataagctaaattgctaaaatatatatgttttttttacctatctgcatattttccattaagtgcatacaccccccgcctcccactaaaaaatggtttgatccagcaccgactgtagccggctggtacccgcacaacagcgggaaatacagtggtggatagttaaattaaatacagaaatctggagcgcagtaaagagaggaaaaacatttacccgaccaattttaatgttgcattgtgttccaggtttgaaaagtgctggaatttaggataaagtacttgaaaatgcttgaaattgtaactgcttcgtttcacaacaaatatctgtctgactgaacagttctcttgtattatgttaacaaatacaagcctcttgtaattccaggacgaaacatgagagaacgtgaagtcgtgaagattgggcgttttgaaaagaAACAACCATTaattaatgtgattaaaagcgaattatttcgaatcatttcgagtatatgtataaatatttaacttaattaagtttaacgtgctgggaaatattgaaatggacctttaaagtgacgtacaagtgcttgaattccactttgtaaaggtgtatgaaccctgcaaatatgactttgttcattgcgctgaagcgcggcgcgtgcgaagttacaaaattcgagatgtgcacgacctcgcgaatcgacagcgcgtgaggccctcgcgcacgggcggtgccactgcgattacgtcattttcgccacacggaccctcgcgccgctcgcgacgcgtcaagtataaaccaggcacatgaaactttcttgtcccgggccccagcaagactgtcaacgggcctgtcaGCCACCATTGTGAAGGGACTATATTGCTGTGTTTAACCAACAATTTTCACTCCAGTTAAAATGTTCTTAAGCATATGTACAATTAATTATTTGTGCAGAACAACTAATTAAGCTTTAAATAATTTGAAGGTACACGTTTTAAATAAGGTACACGTTCATATGCCTTTCAATCAGTTTTTTTATAGCTGTGTGCAAAAATCTTTGTGACATAATCACAAAATCATCACTTTGAATGGGAAATCCTTGAAAACATGACACAACAATgtggaaaaagaagaaaaaaataatataaaatatttttttatataaaaatgtCATTCGAACACCACCTGCTGATAACGTTCTTTTAACGAACATGTCCAAGCCATACGGTGATTATACTTTAACATCAGGAGTGTATTTGCTTCTCACAAATCCATAAGTGTGATTCTTGGCAGTGTTTGTCATTCCACCCCCTCCCTGGTGTTGACCCAGTTACTGCGCAGTCCTGATCAGTCCATCCATCGGAATTGGGCTTTCCAGGTTCCCAGTACCTGAAAGACCGCAGATCAAATCAGCTCTTATGTTTTTTCATGTGTTTTCATGTAGTCTGTGTGTCCTACTCATGGACAGTGGGTGGTTTTCAGGTAACATACAGTTGTATTATTAAAATTCACGTTTAGTTCAAGGAATGAAATTAACAGCACAAACGTATCTGATCTGTAGAGATCAGCGTAACAGTGTGACTTCTCTTTCCTATTCTCTGTTCTCTATTCTCATCTAATTTCTCTTTCATACTAAGCAATTCTTGCATACTGCCTTTAAAAATTTTattgtctttctttttaagGAAAATCCACTAGTTTAAAAGAGTGGAGCACAGAAAAGAAGGTTtaagagggtggaacatgtcaCAGAAGGTTTACGAGGGTGGAACATGTCACAGAAGGTTTACGAGGGTGGAGCATGTCCTTGTGTAGCAGCTGTAGCTCTGACAGCTACTAAGTCGAGTGATGATTGGACAGCAAACATTTTAGGCATTAGTCATTTTCCTGCAGGGCTGGTCGTCTGTTTTACTTTCTTGTGAACTGGAAAGTCGATAAAATATTTAGCTTGAAAATCTTACAAAACTTTCTTACAGCATTCCCAGTCAGTGTGACTACTAACCAGCCCTGAACGTACTTACTGTTACGCCCGAGATGCAACGGTCTCAGGCTGGTGTGGGTCTAAGCGCTTGAAAAACTCACAGGCTTACATGAAACCTAACACTTATAGAAGTGTTGAAGTGAAGTGAAGTTGAAGTGACTGAAGCCTCACATTTAACAGATTTTTTCCTGCATCAAACCCTTGTTGCAAGGAGGTCTTCAATAAAATCATACCACAATATGTTCTATTTCCTGTATCTGTGTTAGCATGAACAGAACATGTGATTTATTGAGTCAGAGTTAATTTCAGTCCATTGTGGTCTtttacccagtggtcagtgctgtgattctgctctcattctcttacccagtggtcagtgttgtgattctgatctcattctcttacccagtggtcagtgctgtgattctgctctcattctcttacccagtggtcagtgttgtgattctgctctcattctcttacccagtggtcagtgctgtgattctgc containing:
- the LOC143523931 gene encoding uncharacterized protein LOC143523931; amino-acid sequence: MSQGVAAEMSFDEKLKRGERVEMVVDIYESADDVKGHDLKTPVTDTSKPQTKQTGGDTAVSRCSRLTAVCLGLLCVLLLTVIIVMWVKFTAERDQIQTRNNNLTIERDQLQTSNNNLTIVRDQLQTSYSNLTKERDQLHTSYNNLTVERDQLQTSNNNLTVERDQLRTSNNNLTVERDQLRTSNNNLTVERDQLQTSNNNLTVERDQLLMDNVVLHTGLSVLGWNYFNSSLYCISNEKKSWSESRKFCTDRRADLVIINSREEQEFITNIFSHTEAWIGLNELDNTWKWVDNKVLTTGFWWSNEPNHYQGSEHCVVTACTFSNYSVFTWCDYPCGMNVHGICEKTLN